The sequence GCGGGCGGCGTCCAGGGCCCATTCCAGGGCCCGCCGGCTGTCCTCGGAACCGTCGACCGCGGCGATGACCGGCGCACTGCTCATCTTTCCTCACTTCCGGAACACGACTTCTCCGTGCCGGGGCCAGCCTCGCTCAGGCGTGGGCCCCGGCAGGGCGCTGTTGATCGCGTGTCCGGAAACCCGCTCGCAACACCCCCGGATCGGCTCCCGATGCCGGGTGTGCCGGAGGCGAGGGTGCTCAGGTCAGGTCGAACTCGCCCTCCCGTGCGCCGGAGACGAAGGCACCCCATTCCGCCGGGGTGAAGATCAAGGAAGGGCTTTGCGGGCGCTCGCTGTTGCGCATCGCGATGAATCCCTCGACAAAGGCGATCTGGACATCGCCCAGCCCTCGGCTGCTGGACTGCCACTCGGCCTTGCTGAGGTCCAGCTCCGGCTTGTCCCAGCCCGCGAGCGGCTGCTGCTGGGTGGTGGTCTCGGCCACGTCCGTGCTCCTCCCGGTTCGTCGTCCGCGGTCAGCCTAGCGAGCGGTTCCGACGGCGGACAGGCCGTGTCGGGAGGACCTTTCAGGAGCCGGGGGGCTGTGATCCCACGAGCCACATGGAGAAGAACTGGGATCCGCCGCCGTAGGCGTGTCCGAGCACCTTGCGGGCGCCGTCCACCTGGTGTTCCCCGGCCAGGCCCCGCACTTGGAGGGCGGCCTCGGCGAAACGGATCATGCCGGAGGCGCCGATGGGGTTGGTGGACAGCACGCCGCCCGACATGTTGACGGGCAGGTCGCCGTCCAGTTCGGTCACCCCGGACTCGGTGAGCTTCCAGCCCTCGCCCTCCTCGGCGAAGCCGAGGTTCTCCAGCCACATGGGCTCGTACCAGGAGAACGGCACGTACATCTCGACGGCGTCGATGTCCCGGCGTGGATCGGCGATGCCGGCCTGCCGG is a genomic window of Streptomyces griseochromogenes containing:
- a CDS encoding DUF397 domain-containing protein; protein product: MAETTTQQQPLAGWDKPELDLSKAEWQSSSRGLGDVQIAFVEGFIAMRNSERPQSPSLIFTPAEWGAFVSGAREGEFDLT